The genomic DNA CACGAACTCCGGCCGCCGGAGCAGGGAGGAATTCCGCGTCTTCAGAAGAACACGCGTGTGCGAGCCGATCTCCTGCCGCTCGAGGTCCGCGGCACCGATGGACATGAGATCATCGCCGAATGCGAGCAGAATTGCGCGCCCGATGAGCCGGTCGAGCGGAATTCGATCGACGGTCTGCCCATCGTCGAAGAAATGCTTCGCGGCGTCTACGTGCGTACCGGTGTGCGATCCGAGGGCGACGGAGGACACATTTGCCCCGGCGCCCCTGGAGATTGCCTGCTGTGCCTCGATTGTGATCTCCGGATTCCCGGGATAGACC from Gemmatimonadaceae bacterium includes the following:
- a CDS encoding cyclase family protein, yielding MTRIYDISTPVQAGGVVYPGNPEITIEAQQAISRGAGANVSSVALGSHTGTHVDAAKHFFDDGQTVDRIPLDRLIGRAILLAFGDDLMSIGAADLERQEIGSHTRVLLKTRNSSLLRRPEFVKDYTYLAPDGAEYLVRRGVELVGIDYYSIEQFHSGHHRTHLTLLEKSVVIVEGLDLSEPPPGEYELICLPLRLAGLDGAPARAVLVG